Proteins encoded together in one Altererythrobacter epoxidivorans window:
- a CDS encoding carbonic anhydrase gives MINDSTPALDSLIKGYRRFRETGWAPYRARWAELKEGQSPQVMIISCSDSRVDPSQIFDVDPGEIFVVRNVAALVPPYETTPGQHGVSAALEFAVQVLKVKEVVVMGHGMCGGCQAALTQAMDGADFGEGRFVQQWISLLDEARKPIAAKHGTHSREAELEMEKEAVKVSLANLRTFPFVSDKLKNGQLKLRGAHFAISDGILNVLDEGEDRFRAIV, from the coding sequence ATGATTAATGACTCGACCCCCGCTCTCGACTCCCTGATCAAAGGTTATCGCCGTTTTCGTGAAACCGGATGGGCCCCCTACCGCGCCCGCTGGGCGGAACTGAAGGAAGGTCAATCGCCGCAGGTGATGATTATTTCCTGTTCCGACAGCCGGGTCGATCCTTCGCAGATCTTCGACGTCGACCCGGGCGAGATTTTCGTCGTCCGTAATGTCGCCGCCCTTGTCCCGCCCTATGAGACGACGCCCGGCCAGCACGGTGTGTCAGCCGCGCTCGAATTTGCGGTCCAGGTGCTGAAGGTAAAGGAAGTCGTCGTGATGGGTCACGGCATGTGCGGCGGCTGCCAGGCTGCCCTGACGCAGGCGATGGACGGGGCCGATTTCGGCGAAGGCCGGTTCGTACAACAATGGATTTCGCTGCTGGACGAAGCGCGCAAGCCGATCGCGGCGAAGCATGGCACCCATTCGCGCGAGGCCGAGCTCGAAATGGAGAAGGAAGCGGTCAAGGTCAGTCTCGCCAACCTGCGAACCTTCCCGTTCGTGTCGGACAAGCTGAAGAATGGCCAGCTCAAGCTGCGCGGTGCGCATTTCGCGATTTCGGACGGCATCCTCAATGTTCTCGACGAGGGCGAGGATCGCTTCCGCGCGATCGTCTGA
- a CDS encoding NYN domain-containing protein — MSEIGAKNIALLIDADNVDPRGINAVLTVLAELGQVNIRRAYGNWAKDALKRWGDITNRYGIRPHQQFDLTRGKNATDMAMSIDAIDLLYQGKVDGFGIMSSDSDFTPLVTRLRQDGLPVYCFGDAKTPEALRTACTRFIDIAKLMKGDEKGPAGKEDTGIDDELIDLLGGAWKASSRDDDGFAKLQEVGQIAGNRSSFDVRNYGFKRLSELVAAIDRFELKRGPDNQMYVRRLR, encoded by the coding sequence ATGTCTGAAATCGGCGCAAAAAACATCGCTCTCCTGATCGACGCGGACAATGTCGATCCGCGCGGGATCAACGCTGTCCTCACCGTTCTTGCTGAACTCGGACAGGTCAACATTCGCCGCGCATACGGCAACTGGGCGAAGGATGCGCTGAAGCGCTGGGGCGACATCACCAATCGTTACGGCATTCGCCCACACCAGCAATTCGACCTGACCCGCGGCAAGAACGCGACCGACATGGCGATGTCGATTGATGCCATCGACCTGCTCTACCAGGGCAAGGTGGACGGTTTCGGCATCATGAGTTCGGACAGCGATTTTACGCCGCTGGTGACTCGCCTGCGCCAGGATGGGCTTCCGGTATATTGCTTCGGCGATGCCAAGACGCCCGAGGCGCTCCGCACCGCCTGCACCCGCTTCATCGATATCGCCAAGCTCATGAAGGGCGACGAAAAGGGACCGGCGGGCAAGGAAGACACCGGGATAGACGATGAACTCATCGATCTGCTCGGGGGTGCATGGAAAGCGTCGAGCCGCGATGATGACGGCTTTGCCAAGCTTCAGGAAGTCGGGCAGATCGCCGGCAACCGGTCGAGCTTCGATGTGCGTAATTACGGCTTCAAGCGCCTTTCGGAGCTGGTAGCTGCCATCGATCGCTTCGAATTGAAGCGCGGACCGGACAACCAGATGTACGTCAGGCGGCTTCGTTAG